The DNA region TAAATCCGGTTTTCCTGTTGCAGAGATTAAGAGAAGTTGCGCATAATTTGAGTATGCTCTTCGTGGTAACTTTGCACAAACTCGCTCGTCACAGGCAAGCTCTTGATCGCGACGAAATGTTTTAAAAGCAAACCAAATTAATGGATTAAACCAGCCTATGCAAAGGAGTAAAAAAGCAAAGCAATTGCTCCATGGGTCTCTTGACTTCCAATGTGTTAATTCATGCAAAATAATGATTCTTTGCTGTTCTACGCTATAAATAGTTTCAAAGTGCTTAGGTAGCCAAATGGTTGGAGAAAGCCAACCAAAAATAGCAGGACTGTTATTTGAACTCTGCTCTCTGACTTGAACGTTTTTTTCGTTCACGTTGATTAACACCATTGTCGGCTGACGATAGAGTGAAAACAATTGAACTAATTGAAAACCGACAAGGCTTATCATCGGAATCACAATAAACCAACTTAGTATTGGAAAACTCTCCGTGCTTATTACAGCAAAGTCTAAACTTGGTTTTAGCACCATTGAATGAAAAGGCGTGGTTGTGTAGCTGGTCGCTCCGTTAGGCCAAATGGAGTAAAAAAATAAAATCAGTGGTATAGCACTCCATAAGCAATATAAAGAGACACTGCTTAATCGTAGGCGAAGTGCGTATCGAAAGAGTAAAAGTCCTATGATACTTACACTAATTAATAGATTAATTTGAATGATTAGTAAATAAAGTTCGCTCATGGCTTCATATCCTTAATAATTTTCTCAAGTTCAGCTATTTCCTTGTCTGAAAGCTTTTCATGATCGGCAAAGTGAGAAACTAAGGTTGAGAGTTTTCCATTGAATAGTCGGCTGAGTATTTGTTTTGATGTGGTTGACTGAATTTCTTGGCGTGTAATGGTTGGAAAATATAAGTAATGCCGTCCCTCTTTTTGAAAGTCTAACGCGCCTTTTTTTAGTAAGCGATTGATTAAGGTTTTTGCTGTTTTGTCGGTCCAGTCGAGAGCTGTAGGTAAGCGTTCAACGATTTGATTAGCATTGAGTGGCGATTGGGACCAAAGAATGTCCATAATGTAAAGCTCAGAGTCGCTGATCGTCATATTGATTTAATCCTTGCGATTACATGTGTAATATTAATTATGATTACAGATGTAATACTATAAGGCAAGAAAAAGTTACTTTTTTATTTGATTCAAACTTTCTCAGCAATAAAAATTGCACCAAACTCAGTTTCGCGACGATCAAAAATAACATAATAAGGAGCAAAGGCGGGCAGGCCTAAAATGCATTGGTTCGGCCAGTGAGCTAAGCTAACAAACTGAAAGGAAGCGCGGCCATGATCGGGCGCATGAGCTTGCCAATAGTGCCAGGGTTTTAAGGTTAGAGTCACCCGTGGTTGATACAATCCCATAAGGTGAATGTGTATATCTGGCCATTGTGAAAGGTCCAGAGCATCAAGCGGAACACTTTCTTCGATTCCTTCAAAGGTGTAATAAGGTTCAAGTAGCTTGCTAAAGTTTTCATTGTGAGCAATCAAATCTTCGAGCACCTGTTCAAGTAAATTTTGCGGTAAAGCTATGCCAGAAGCACCTGAGTCAAATATGCCGTTGGTGCGAAAACGGCGATTGATGTGCTTGAGAAGAGGCGCTGAACGTGGTGTGTGTTCACCGACTTGAATCGACTCGACGTGCACATTGTAATATTTGTCATCGAGCACTTTAATGACCGAAAAAGTTCCTCGATAGAGATCGGTTCTTTGACGAGGATAGTTAACAACAAGTTCGCCTTGATTAAGCGGCTCTTGTTTTAGCTCAAGTTCAGTCATACCTTCTCTTGGGTGAAAAATACTTGAGCGTTGAACTGAAAAGGCGAATTGATTAGCAATGGTTCCTTGCTGCGCTAACGCAGTGAAATATGGCGTTAGGTATTCTCTCGGGTATTGGCGAATAAAGCTTTTAAACTCCGGCAATGAGTGTGTCGACAGTTGTTCATAAACAGGGCTAGGAAAACATTGATAAGTCATTGCGGCTTGATCAAAAACAGCGGTGAGATCGTAAGCCTTATTGAGTTTATAGTAGGCTAAACCGAGTATGCCATCGGCCTGAGCAAAGCCATGTTCGTGCTCACGTAGAGCAATTGAAATATACACATCGTTTAACTGCAATGTTTGATCGTGACAGCAAGTAATACTCACTTGGCTCTTGACCACAGGTCCATACCAACCGCCTAATCCGTAGGTAATACTTTGTGCAAAGGGAGTAGCAACTAAGTATTTATCATCTTTACCATCATAGTCTTCTGACTGTACCACTAGTGTACTGCTGCCAGTGTCGAGAATCAGGTTGGCCGATGCCTCTTCACTCCCAATACGAACTTCAAGCGTATAGGTACCATGGGCGTATACGTTGTAGAGTTTAAAACTTTTTGCCGAATCCATTCGTGAATCGTTACTTGGCTAATATCTCAAAAGGTTAAAGTACAATACTTCGATGAATTGGGTTTTGTAAAGAAATCAATGTCTCTGTCGCCTGAACTTGCTCGATAGATTGAATTTTATCAATCAAAAGCCATTGCAAATCATCGATTGAAGGACAGAGTATTTTAATGAAAATACCGTACTGACCCGTGGTGTAATAAGCCTCGACCACTTCATCGATGTTTTTTAGTTGCGCTAGAACGGCAGGGTAGTCGCCAGCGCTTTTTAGATTAATTCCAATAAAGCAACAGACGTCATAGCCAAGCTTTTTCTCATTAACCCGCAGATGAGTGCCCTCGATGATCGCTAAGCTTTTTAACTTTTCGATACGAACATGAATCGTTGCTGGGCTCACTCCACAATGTTTAGCCAGCTCAGCGTAAGGCGTTCGAGCATTGTTAACTAATGCATTGATGATTTTTTTATCTAAATTGTCGATCTTTTGATTTTCCATCAGTAGAACCTCGATTTTTTAACGAATCGATTAATATATGAGGAAATATTAAATGAATTATTGCTGTAGAGCTATTTTTATTAAATGCTATTTTCTTTTTTGCCTGTTTCGTTAATGATTGCTTTATCTAAAGACGAAAAAATTAAATAGGATTTATTATGTGCTCAATTCTCGGCATTCTCGATATTAAAACCGATTTGTTGCCATTGCGTGAGTTAGCCGTTGAACTCTCTCGTAAACAGCGTCACCGTGGTCCTGATTGGTCTGGGGTCTATCAAGGCAATGAAGCTATTCTGGTGCACGAGCGGCTGGCGATTGTGGATGTTAATAACGGGGCACAGCCATTGTATTCTGCCGATAAACAACAGGTACTCGCGGTGAATGGCGAAATCTACAACCATAGAGAACTCCGCCAAGCGTTAGCACCAGACTACCCGTATCAAACCGCCTCTGACTGTGAAATTATTCTGGCGTTGTATCAGCAACAAGGAACAGAATTATTGCAGCAACTCAACGGAATGTTTGCTTTTGTTTTATACGATGAGACCCGGAAAAAATATTTGATTGCTCGAGATCCCATTGGAATCATCCCGCTGTACACCGGGTTTGACAAGTCAGGCAACTTTTACGTTGCGAGTGAAATGAAAGCGCTCACGCCGGTGTGTGAGTCGGTACAAACCTTTCCCCCTGGCCATTATCTTGATAGTGAAGTCGGCGAAATACGACCTTTTTATCAGCGTGACTGGAAATCCTTTGCTCACGTTACTGGAAGGCCTTTTGATAGCGGTTTATTGAGAGAGTCATTAACCGCTGCAATCAAACGGCATCTTATGACCGATGTTCCCTATGGCGTTTTATTGTCTGGTGGTCTCGACTCTTCTATTGTGGCCGCGGTGGCGAAGCAGTTTGTTGATAAACGAATCGAAGACGATCAGCAAAGCGCTGCTTGGTGGCCAAGTCTTCATACTTTCGCCATTGGTCTAGAAGGTTCGCCTGACTTACTTGCCGCGCAAAAAGTAGCGGATCATATCGGATCGATTCATCACAATTTTATCTATACCATTGAGCAAGGGATTGATGCCCTAAGCGAGGTTATTTACCACTTAGAAACTTATGACGTGACCACGATAAGAGCATCGACGCCCATGTACCTAATGGCACGAAAAATTAGAGCGATGGGTATTAAAATGGTGTTGTCTGGTGAAGGCAGTGATGAGTTGTTTGGAGGTTATTTGTATTTTCATAAAGCTCCGAACGAGCAAGAGTTTCACGCTGAGACTGTGCGCAAGGTTGAGAAGTTGCATTGGTATGATTGTTTGCGGGCAAACAAATCGATGGCGGCGTGGGGCGTTGAAGCGCGAGTGCCATTTTTAGATCGTGAGTTTATTGATGTCGCAATGCAAATCGATCCCGCTCAGAAGATGATCAAAGATGGCCGCATCGAAAAACACATTCTTCGAGAAGCGTTTGCTGATCTTCTTCCGGAAGAAGTTTGCTGGAGACAAAAAGAGCAGTTTAGCGATGGTGTTGGATACGGTTGGATTGACAGTTTAAAGGCGTTAGCAGAAACAAAGGTGACCGATGCTCAATTGAAGCAAGCGCACTTTCGATTTCCGCACAACCCGCCGCTGACTAAAGAAGCTTATTTTTATCGTGAGATCTTCGAACAGCATTTTCCTTCCCGCGCTGCTTCGGAAACCGTGCCAGGCGGAAAATCAGTCGCTTGTTCGACAGAAACCGCCTTGCTTTGGGATAAAGCCTTCGAAGCGATGGCGGATCCGTCTGGGCGCGCAGTCGGAGGCGTTCATGCCGATAGCTATACAAACGCACAGCGAGAGACAGACTCACAGAAAGATACAAGCGCTCAAGACGTCGCAAAAGCGATATGAGACTCATCAGAGGTGAGTCGATGACCAATTGTTGGACTGGTGACTTTCAGTGTACAAAGGGTACACTGAGCCTTCTTTAGAGTGGAGAAATAACCGGGCATCGGGTGAACACGATAAGTCAAAAATTACAAAGTAGAACATTAGTAAATGATCGGGGTGTTAAACTCACGAAGGTTAACATTGTGATTATTTGTCTTCTCGTCACTTTTTTTATGGTGGGCTGCGACAGTTATTTGCCATTGCAAGCTTCATTGTCTGATTACCAACAGCGAATATACCGGCTGGCGAATATTGAGCCTGATACACCGATAGAAGCGAAAGCATTCTTGTTTCCTCCGAAGAGTCAATTGCAGATTGAAGAGACTCGAGTCAGTGCTAATTGGAGTGATTTTTTTTCAAGCGTTGATTGTCCAGAGCTGCAACAGCTCATCAGTGAGCGTAATTCGGCGACGGGTAAACGCATGGAAGCGATGACTCGTTTGCTTTATGAATTTCAGTTGCTGCGGCTTTGGCAGTATCAATGCCAAATGGACTCGCAAGAATTTTCTGAAGATTGGTTACAGGCTTTCAATGATAAGCAAAACCAACTACCGAAGGTCATATGGAATACAACATGGGCGAGTGATTATTGGCAAAAGGCCTTTTCAAATTCGACACTGGGTGCACGGAATGATCCGGTATCTAGTCAACAAACACTGGCCGCTATGGCGCAGATACGACAACAAGTCGCTAGTGTCGAAGGATTTGAATCGCACCAAGTCGTTTTGAGCTTTAAGCACATCGAAGATAATAAAGGAGCGCTGGGTGAATTGCTTCGAGAAATGCAGTTTGCAGAAAGTTTTTTTCAGAAAACCAATCAAATCTTGCAAGAAAAGCTTCCCTTAGTTTGTGAATATCAAAAAAACTCTCTCACCGCACAACATCTAGCAAATGTATTAAATAAATATTTTGTTAAGCATAGTCAGTCACTGTTAAATCAACACTTACACCAATTAAAAGCACTTGAGAAAGAAGCTTTGCAATGGCAAATATTGTTACCGCAACAATGGTCGAATCTTTCATCTGTTAGCGATTTAACATCAAAGCCGTTGCTATCACAGCGAGTGACTGAAGGGGTTCGTCAGCACGTTAAAATCTGGTCAGATTTTTCTACTCAATGTAACGTCAACTTGACGCCTTAGAATACCTTACGACTTTTGCGTTATCGACCTTTCTCCGAAAACCTGTATTTTCCCTTTCTCTACCTATTCCCACTCGCTACCTTTTTACTATTGTCTATCTTTTTCCATACAGGGCAGCGCTGTTTTTATACATGACCCAAGACGCTAATACATACTTATCCGATGACTCAGGTACGCATCCGCGATGGGTATGAGTAAATCCACAAGGGGCAAGAACTAAACTGCCTTGACTCGCTTTCACTTTAGCTTGTTGAAAAAAGAACTCGGTTTCGCCACCTTGCTCAACGTCATTTAGATAAATGAGCCACAACAAAACGCGATGAAGCGACCGTTGTTTTTTATCGGTGGGATGTGGGAAGTGTTCCGAATGCCAGTGATGATATCCACCCTTGGCTTGGGTGTATTTCTGCAGATTAATATCATCTAAGCGATAGATGGATTGCGCTAAGCGAGTGATTTCTGGATCAGGCAATTGCTGAATGTCTTGATAGTTGATGGTTCTAACAATGCCGGTCTTGGGATCTTGAATCGATGGAGAAACCGCTCCGGTTAATAGAAAAGGGTAGGCTTTCGCGTATTGAGTAACGGCTTGAAAGATCAAGTTATTGATTTGCTCGCACTCTTTGGCCCAATGCTTGTGCATAGACAAATATAAGTCGAGGCTGTCTTTCTTTGACTTATCGACCCCACCTCCGGTTTTGCCCGCAGTTTTGTTGGGATCTTTCTCAAACTTTTCGATTAATTGCTGACAGAACTCAGGTGACAGCGCATCTTTAAACTCGACGATGAAGTTTTGCATAGTAGTAAGGTTATTAGTTTATTTTAGAAGCAAGGTAACGCAAAAATCAGACAAAAAAAAGCGGGTTAGTAACAACCCGCTAAAGCAAGAGCATTTTTTATAATTTTATTTCATAGCAAATCGTTACAGGTTGAAGCTAGTCGCACAGGTGGTCGTACCGGCTTCACAAATGGTAATTGTGTAAGTTGTACGTTTGTCACCACTGTATGACTGACTGCCATCGTTGGCGGTAGTGTCATTAAATGAACCACCGTTCCAAGTGATACTGATATCAACATTGCTACTACTAAAGCCTGACCAGTTGATGTCGAGCTGGCTACCGCCTTTACTGCGGCTGCCATCGGCTGTTAAGTCGCCTGATGGTGGCTCTGTTGGAGGTTCTGTCGAACCGCCGTCACAACCATTGGCTGCTAAGTAGTCGTACATGGCTTTGGCTTTTACGATGCCGTATCCGAAGTAGTCATCGCGACCATTGGCCCCTTGGTCTTCCGCGGTGGCTTTCATGGCATCACGAATTTCGGTGCCAGTACAACTTGGGAAGTTAGACCAAACCAATGCAGCGATGCCTGATGCGCCAGGCGTTGCCATAGACGTACCACTCATATAACCGTAGTCACTCGCACCCACTTTGACGGTTGCTGTCGTTGCTGCAACCAAAGCCGCGCGATCTTCAAGCGCTGCGCCAACGGCTGGAATCGACGTAGAGTTTGCGGTTCCTAAAGTACCGTAAAGCATGCCTGCTTCGTTATTGATTACAATGGCGCCAATGCCACCAGAGTTTTCACAGTTAGCTACCTTGTCGTGGAAGGAGATAACGCCTCGGTCGATGACACAGATTTTTCCTGATGCGCCGCTGTTTGTGCTCTCGGCAGTGCCCATGAAGAAAGTTGAACCGCTCGCTTCGCCGTTGTTTTCCATTGCTGACGACGCGTAACCCGTTCCATTAGCGGTCATTGCAGACAAAGAAGTTGCGCCAGATGGGTAAGTTGATAATGTATCGACTCCGCCAACCGTCACTTCAACACCGAATCCATCATTGGTCTCAGTGGTTACATTTTTACCACGACCAGAGGTTTTGGTGTTGCTTGGGTATTGTGAGAAGCTCGCAATGTTGTTGTCTGCATCGTTGGCGCCAATCATCATCACCGACTCATAACCAGCAGGAAACGATCGTACATTGTTTCCGTCATTCCCAGCCGCCGCAAGGACTAAACCGCCATTGGCCGTGAAGTTATTGAAAGCATTTTCTTCAGTGCTGTTGGCTCCGCCGCCACCTAAGCTCATACTGATGATTTCTGAGCCAGCGTTTGAGCACTGTTGTGCGGCATACGCAAGATCCGATGAGTATCCCCAACCTGACGCATTGAATACTTTAACGATATGCAATGGGTTGCCCGGTGCCATACCAATCACGCCAAATCCATTGTCAGCAGCAGCAATCGTTCCTGCAACGTGAGTACCGTGCGGACCACCATCACGGAACCAGTCGCCCGTTCCAGAATCACTGCTACCAGTAATTACAGACCAGTCGAAATCAGCGTTGTATCCGCCAGTCTCGCCGTTGTCACGCGCGATACCTGAGTCAATCACACAAACTTTCTTCGCTGAGGCCATTTGTAGAGTGACTTGATCGGCTTGCGACTGATAAACCGCGTAAGGGGTTAATTGTTGTGCCGTAGGGTCGCCAGCGTCGTCATTAAACAAGGCTAAAGGAACGCGTCGAGCGTCGGCTTCAATGAGGCGAATATGTGGGTTATTTAGAAGACCCTTCACGTCATCAAGCGATTTTCCGTCAAAGGTTGCTGCGAAAAAGCCATTGGCATCAAGGTTTAACTGACCACCTAGTTTTTTGGCTAAGGCTTTAACAACGCCTTTGTGGTCGTTGTCGACTTGAATGATGTAACGGTTATCGTCAGCGCTTACGCTGCCTGCAGACATGGCAAGTAGCGTTGCTGCTGATAGTACTTTTACTTTAGAAATCATGCTTTAAATTCTCCCAGTCTATCTTTATTGTCGTCTTTCCCTGGCGAGTGCAGTGATGACTGCATCTGTGTCCCAATCGTTCAGTCTGTTGATAACAAACTGCCTGGGCCAATCATGGCTAGAAAAGCGCGTTTTGAGATAGTCGGTTTACGACAACTTCTCGCTGGGAAGCGACAAAAGTGGCATTTAATGGAGAAAATTAGCCACTTTTTAAGCTGGTCAGAGCAGGCATTATTGGGACGACGTACGATGGTTTTTTTGAAACTGTCCAGGTGTCATTCCGAGGTGCTCTTTAAATACTCGACCAAAATGGGATTGAGAAGAAAAGCCAACTTTTTGCGCAACAATACCGACAGGCTCTTGCTGCAGTAACAGTGCCTTTGCTTTTTCTATGCGAAACGCCTTTAAGGCCTCAAGAGGGCTCAAATCGAGCAACGCTTTCACTTTTCGCTGCAACTGCCGTTCACTCATGGCCAATTCTGAGGCTAATTGAGTCATGGTAATTTCGGCACTTTCAAAGTGCTCTTCGAAGCAATGGTTTAACCGAATGAGAAACTTGTCTTCGATGGGGGCGGGCGTCGAAGCGGTAGGCTTTCGATCTTGCCCAATTTGTTGACGCAAGCGCTGTTGCAGTTTTAATCGAGACTGAATCTGATTGCGTAGACGTAAGAGCAGTTCTTCGGCGTCAAAGGGCTTACTGAGGTAATCGTCAGCTTCGGCTTTTAACCCTTCTTTGCGACTTTCTGCGTCGCTTCGAGCGGTTAACATGATGACCGGAATATGTGCCGTTAGCTCATTTCGGCGCATTATTTTTAGCGCTTCAAATCCGTCCATCACTGGCATCATAACGTCAGAAATAATGATGTCGGGTAAATATTCGATGGCCATTTTTACGCCTTCTTCACCATTGTTGGCCAAAATGCACTGGTGTTCGGCTCCAATAATGTTCATCAAATGTTGTTGCATATCGGGGTTATCTTCGATGACCAAAATCAGGTATTGAGACTTTTGTCCTCCGTGATGATAAACCTCTGTTTTTGCGTCGATTAACTCGGATTCAATATTATGTTCGATGGGCAATTGACTGCTTTCTAAACTGGGAATTTCATTGGCAGGTGCTGCAGTTTGATGCAACATTAAGGTGA from Pleionea litopenaei includes:
- the asnC gene encoding transcriptional regulator AsnC — its product is MENQKIDNLDKKIINALVNNARTPYAELAKHCGVSPATIHVRIEKLKSLAIIEGTHLRVNEKKLGYDVCCFIGINLKSAGDYPAVLAQLKNIDEVVEAYYTTGQYGIFIKILCPSIDDLQWLLIDKIQSIEQVQATETLISLQNPIHRSIVL
- a CDS encoding S8 family serine peptidase is translated as MISKVKVLSAATLLAMSAGSVSADDNRYIIQVDNDHKGVVKALAKKLGGQLNLDANGFFAATFDGKSLDDVKGLLNNPHIRLIEADARRVPLALFNDDAGDPTAQQLTPYAVYQSQADQVTLQMASAKKVCVIDSGIARDNGETGGYNADFDWSVITGSSDSGTGDWFRDGGPHGTHVAGTIAAADNGFGVIGMAPGNPLHIVKVFNASGWGYSSDLAYAAQQCSNAGSEIISMSLGGGGANSTEENAFNNFTANGGLVLAAAGNDGNNVRSFPAGYESVMMIGANDADNNIASFSQYPSNTKTSGRGKNVTTETNDGFGVEVTVGGVDTLSTYPSGATSLSAMTANGTGYASSAMENNGEASGSTFFMGTAESTNSGASGKICVIDRGVISFHDKVANCENSGGIGAIVINNEAGMLYGTLGTANSTSIPAVGAALEDRAALVAATTATVKVGASDYGYMSGTSMATPGASGIAALVWSNFPSCTGTEIRDAMKATAEDQGANGRDDYFGYGIVKAKAMYDYLAANGCDGGSTEPPTEPPSGDLTADGSRSKGGSQLDINWSGFSSSNVDISITWNGGSFNDTTANDGSQSYSGDKRTTYTITICEAGTTTCATSFNL
- a CDS encoding 2OG-Fe(II) oxygenase, whose protein sequence is MQNFIVEFKDALSPEFCQQLIEKFEKDPNKTAGKTGGGVDKSKKDSLDLYLSMHKHWAKECEQINNLIFQAVTQYAKAYPFLLTGAVSPSIQDPKTGIVRTINYQDIQQLPDPEITRLAQSIYRLDDINLQKYTQAKGGYHHWHSEHFPHPTDKKQRSLHRVLLWLIYLNDVEQGGETEFFFQQAKVKASQGSLVLAPCGFTHTHRGCVPESSDKYVLASWVMYKNSAALYGKR
- a CDS encoding M56 family metallopeptidase, which gives rise to MSELYLLIIQINLLISVSIIGLLLFRYALRLRLSSVSLYCLWSAIPLILFFYSIWPNGATSYTTTPFHSMVLKPSLDFAVISTESFPILSWFIVIPMISLVGFQLVQLFSLYRQPTMVLINVNEKNVQVREQSSNNSPAIFGWLSPTIWLPKHFETIYSVEQQRIIILHELTHWKSRDPWSNCFAFLLLCIGWFNPLIWFAFKTFRRDQELACDERVCAKLPRRAYSNYAQLLLISATGKPDLLTAHCAQPSLTKERIMNIKMMKQSKGLPLLSLLGSVIFALSISAMSQVESETTVSSIVNPLYPRQAAMEGVEGYVKFKFDIDASGAPQNIEIIEAQPTNTFEAEATKAFTQWRFKPEGKKGAQYTLEFKLQP
- a CDS encoding BlaI/MecI/CopY family transcriptional regulator, translating into MTISDSELYIMDILWSQSPLNANQIVERLPTALDWTDKTAKTLINRLLKKGALDFQKEGRHYLYFPTITRQEIQSTTSKQILSRLFNGKLSTLVSHFADHEKLSDKEIAELEKIIKDMKP
- a CDS encoding DUF3080 family protein; protein product: MIICLLVTFFMVGCDSYLPLQASLSDYQQRIYRLANIEPDTPIEAKAFLFPPKSQLQIEETRVSANWSDFFSSVDCPELQQLISERNSATGKRMEAMTRLLYEFQLLRLWQYQCQMDSQEFSEDWLQAFNDKQNQLPKVIWNTTWASDYWQKAFSNSTLGARNDPVSSQQTLAAMAQIRQQVASVEGFESHQVVLSFKHIEDNKGALGELLREMQFAESFFQKTNQILQEKLPLVCEYQKNSLTAQHLANVLNKYFVKHSQSLLNQHLHQLKALEKEALQWQILLPQQWSNLSSVSDLTSKPLLSQRVTEGVRQHVKIWSDFSTQCNVNLTP
- a CDS encoding pepsin-like aspartic protease translates to MDSAKSFKLYNVYAHGTYTLEVRIGSEEASANLILDTGSSTLVVQSEDYDGKDDKYLVATPFAQSITYGLGGWYGPVVKSQVSITCCHDQTLQLNDVYISIALREHEHGFAQADGILGLAYYKLNKAYDLTAVFDQAAMTYQCFPSPVYEQLSTHSLPEFKSFIRQYPREYLTPYFTALAQQGTIANQFAFSVQRSSIFHPREGMTELELKQEPLNQGELVVNYPRQRTDLYRGTFSVIKVLDDKYYNVHVESIQVGEHTPRSAPLLKHINRRFRTNGIFDSGASGIALPQNLLEQVLEDLIAHNENFSKLLEPYYTFEGIEESVPLDALDLSQWPDIHIHLMGLYQPRVTLTLKPWHYWQAHAPDHGRASFQFVSLAHWPNQCILGLPAFAPYYVIFDRRETEFGAIFIAEKV
- the asnB gene encoding asparagine synthase B, yielding MCSILGILDIKTDLLPLRELAVELSRKQRHRGPDWSGVYQGNEAILVHERLAIVDVNNGAQPLYSADKQQVLAVNGEIYNHRELRQALAPDYPYQTASDCEIILALYQQQGTELLQQLNGMFAFVLYDETRKKYLIARDPIGIIPLYTGFDKSGNFYVASEMKALTPVCESVQTFPPGHYLDSEVGEIRPFYQRDWKSFAHVTGRPFDSGLLRESLTAAIKRHLMTDVPYGVLLSGGLDSSIVAAVAKQFVDKRIEDDQQSAAWWPSLHTFAIGLEGSPDLLAAQKVADHIGSIHHNFIYTIEQGIDALSEVIYHLETYDVTTIRASTPMYLMARKIRAMGIKMVLSGEGSDELFGGYLYFHKAPNEQEFHAETVRKVEKLHWYDCLRANKSMAAWGVEARVPFLDREFIDVAMQIDPAQKMIKDGRIEKHILREAFADLLPEEVCWRQKEQFSDGVGYGWIDSLKALAETKVTDAQLKQAHFRFPHNPPLTKEAYFYREIFEQHFPSRAASETVPGGKSVACSTETALLWDKAFEAMADPSGRAVGGVHADSYTNAQRETDSQKDTSAQDVAKAI